A segment of the Amycolatopsis thermophila genome:
CCGGCTATGGACGCGGAGATCACCTTGCGTGTCGACGGCGCCACGCACCGGCTGACGCTCGACAGCCGCACCACCCTCCTCGACGCCCTGCGCGAACGGCTGGGCATCACGAGCCCCAAGAAGGGCTGCGACCACGGCCAGTGCGGCGCCTGCACGGTCCTGGTCGGCGGTCGCCGGGTGCTGTCGTGCCTGTCGCTGGCCGTCGCGCAGAACGGCGCCGAGGTCACCACGGCAGCGGGGCTGGCGCCCGACGGCGAGCTGCACCCGGTGCAGCGCGCGTTCCTCGAGCACGACGGCTTCCAGTGCGGCTACTGCACCCCGGGCCAGATCTGCTCCGCCGTCGGGATGCTCGACGAGGTCGAACAGGGCTGGCCGAGCCATGCCAGCCCGGACGTCAGCGCCCGGCCCACCCTCACCCGCGCCGAGATCTCCGAGCGGATGAGCGGCAACCTGTGCCGGTGCGCCGCCTACGACGGGATCGTGGACGCGATCGAGGAGGCGGCGCGGTGAAGCCGTTCGCCTACGACTCCCCCACCGACGCCGTCACCGCCGTCCGCGCGGTGGCGGACGACCCGTCCGCGGTGTTCCTGGCCGGCGGGACGAACCTGGTCGACCACCTCAAGCTCGGCATCGCGCGGCCGGGCCGGGTCGTCGACGTCACCGGGCTGACCTCCACCGAGATCACCGAGAGCGACGGCGGGCTCTCGATCGGCGCGGGGGTGCGCAACAGCGACCTGGCCGCCGACCCGCGCGTGCGGTCCCGCTACCCGGTGCTGGCCGAGTCGCTGCTCGCCGGCGCGTCCGGCCAGCTGCGCAACATGGCGACCACCGGCGGGAACCCGTTGCAGCGCACGCGGTGCGTCTACTTCCAGGACGTCACGACCCCGTGCAACAAGCGCACACCCGGCTCCGGCTGCTCCGCGATCGGCGGATACACCCGCTACCACGCGATCCTCGGCGCCTCCGAGCACTGCGTCGCGACCCACCCGTCGGACATGGCGGTCGCGCTGGCCGCGCTCGGCGCTTCGGTCCGGGTACTGGGGCCCGACGGCGAGCGCACGATCCCGTTCACCGAGCTCCACCGCCTGCCCGGCGACTCACCGGAGAAGGACACGGTCCTCGGGCACGGCGAGCTGATCACCGCCATCGACCTGCCCGCCCCGCCCGGCGGCCGGCAGCGGTACCGCAAGGTGCGCGACCGCGCGTCCTACGCGTTCGCGCTGGTGTCCGTGGCGGCCGTGCTGGACGTCGCGGACGGGACGATCCGCGACGCTCGCGTCGCGTTCGGCGGTGTCGCGCACAAGCCGTGGCGGGCGTGGCAGGCCGAAGACGCGCTGCGCGGCGCGCGCGTGTCGGACGCGGTGTTCCGGGAGGCCGCCGAGGCCGAGCTGGCGCAGGCGGAACCCGTGCCGGGCACCGAGTTCAAGGTCCCGCTGCTGACCCGAACCCTCGTCTCCGTGCTCCGGGAGCTGACATGACCGCGATCGGCGAGCCGCTGGTGCGGCGGGACGGTGCGCGCAAGGTCACCGGCTCGGCCACCTACGCCTACGAAACCCCGGCCGACGCGCCGTTGTTCTGCCACCCCGTGCAGGCCACCGTCGCGCGCGGCCGGATCTCCGCGATCCACACGGCCGAGGCCGAGGTGCTGGACGGGGTGCTGGACGTGATCACCTACCGCACCGCCGAACGGCTCGCGTCCACAGAGGA
Coding sequences within it:
- a CDS encoding 2Fe-2S iron-sulfur cluster-binding protein, which encodes MDAEITLRVDGATHRLTLDSRTTLLDALRERLGITSPKKGCDHGQCGACTVLVGGRRVLSCLSLAVAQNGAEVTTAAGLAPDGELHPVQRAFLEHDGFQCGYCTPGQICSAVGMLDEVEQGWPSHASPDVSARPTLTRAEISERMSGNLCRCAAYDGIVDAIEEAAR
- a CDS encoding FAD binding domain-containing protein; the encoded protein is MKPFAYDSPTDAVTAVRAVADDPSAVFLAGGTNLVDHLKLGIARPGRVVDVTGLTSTEITESDGGLSIGAGVRNSDLAADPRVRSRYPVLAESLLAGASGQLRNMATTGGNPLQRTRCVYFQDVTTPCNKRTPGSGCSAIGGYTRYHAILGASEHCVATHPSDMAVALAALGASVRVLGPDGERTIPFTELHRLPGDSPEKDTVLGHGELITAIDLPAPPGGRQRYRKVRDRASYAFALVSVAAVLDVADGTIRDARVAFGGVAHKPWRAWQAEDALRGARVSDAVFREAAEAELAQAEPVPGTEFKVPLLTRTLVSVLRELT